The Euleptes europaea isolate rEulEur1 chromosome 9, rEulEur1.hap1, whole genome shotgun sequence nucleotide sequence TGCACCCTGCCATGAACTCCTGGGAGGAAGTCTGGGATGGAAATGCATTACTGAAATTGACTAATCCCTAATCGGAATACTAATGTCCTTTATAGAGTTCTTCTGTTAATAAATGTGAAGTGCTTTGGACATAGTAAATCACTGTTTAAATAATGCATATTATTGTTAAATCTGCTTAAAAGCTTGGCAGTTTTAATTCCCGAATTACTTACATAACTATTTGTGGAAGGACAGGTCTCAGGATCTTGGCAAACACAGCTGAGTTTTCCTTCTTCATCTGCCTGGCAGACCTTCCCAGTCTTACAATAGAAATCTCTACAAGGATCTAGGaggggaaattttttaaaaaattatcaaaTGGAATGGGCAGTATTTGAGCCAAGGTTAGAACCAAGGAGATGATACTAGAACAAAGATGTCAATAAACATTTGTCAatgatagtctgcctagtaaacgtcgggatttgacgtcaccccatgggtcaggaatgacccggtgcttgcacaggggttcacctttacctttaatgagatAAATAGTACAATGTGAGATCAGTACCAAAGGAGGATAGGATCCTATAAATTTCCAACTCAATCTTATACATGTTTGCTCAAAGCTATTTCCTGTTGAATTTAGGTACAGGAtaacagcatagggttgccaacctccaggtgggacctggagagatcctggaattacaattgaagttcagactatagagatcagtccccctagacaaaatggctcctttggcgaGTGGACTCTGTAGCAATTTACCCTAttgagacccctcccctccccaaacctcaccttccccaggcttccaGGAAACTGGAGCTCACCCATGCCAGATGCCCCTGGCTCTCATGGGACAATCCCCCATTTCTTGCTAGGAAATGGAAGATCACCCCAGGCAGATGGAAAAAGCATAAGTACAAATCTCATTCTGTAAGGAAATATGCAATTTCAGATTAATAATCCCCAAATTTAGTTACACTTTTGTATTTGACTCACCTGGAACGGGGTCCTTTGTACTTCCTTCATATGAATTCCAATCACTGTAGGGCTTGTCTGTAGTTTTTATCTTCCAAAGTATAAGTAAAAAGAAGCAGGTAAACATACTATTAAAGAAGTAGCCAGTATAGTTCATCCCACTCAAAGTCATTTCAATAGTTCACTTGAAGGGCAGAAATTGACCCCTTCCCGACACAGCTGACAGAGTTCAATCTTAATCAGagttgtgtgtgcgttaagtgccgtcaagtcgcttccgactcatggcgaccctatgaatgaaagtcctccaaaatgttctatctttgacagccttgctcagatcttgccaattgaaggctgtggcttcctttattgagtcaatccatctcttgttgggtcttcctcttttcctgctgccctcaacttttcctagcatgactgtcttttccagtgactcttgtcgtctcatgacgtgaccaaaatacaatagcctcagtttagtcattttagcttctagggccagttcaggcttggtttgacctataacccactgatttgttttttgttggcggtccacggaatccgtaacactctcctccagaaAGTCACACCCTCCTGAATCCATGGAAGTCGATGGACTAAGAAGGGTGTGATTTAGGGCTGTCAAACTTCAGGTGGagcctagagttctcccagaattaaaattgATCcccaggctaaggttgccaacactggtttgggaaactcttggagatttggaggtggagcctggagagggtggagtctggggaggagagggatctcatcaggatataatgccatagtgtccacctccaaagcacccattttcttcaGCAGAACTGACCTTTGTTCTCAGGAAATTGTaattcctagagatctcctggccccatctggaggttgccaaccctagttccCTCCTCgacctccaccctccccaggctatgtccccaaatttccaggaatttcccaatccagagttgacaaccctgtgACTCCTTTTGGGATTGCACTATTAGGGTGGAGCCACATGTTTGCTCAGCAAGTTTACATTTGCCAGGTAAAGAAAGAGTGGAGAAGGAggacatttggggggagggatcagCAAGAACGGTGTGTGTAATCCTCTACCCCCACTAATTCTCCCTGCTTCTCTGAGTTTATTTCCACCATTGGAGCCTGGCTAGAGGAAAATACATGGCAAAGCCTGTCAGGGAAGGGGCAGCAGAGGAGAACTGACTCATGGGGAATGAGTTACTCCCAATTCTTTCCCGAGTTAGCTGGTAAACATGTTCGGGAACATGAGGTTCCACCTTTTTCTTATTCAGCCTATACTGCAGATCTGGAATAATGCATCAGTTTTTAGAACTTAATTTCCCCATATTGCTGCCTGCTTTCAGACTTATTCTCTTTAACCCTGATTAAAGTTTTTGCAGTCATGGTATTTCAACTTTTTTTAACCTAAAAAGCAATATAATTAGAATTTCGTTAAGAAATGTTTTGGTGGTGATTAGGTGTTTTTATGCATGGTGTTCCCCTCACCATcatccctctgacaactttgggtttttgtgttgattatgcatgctgtttcggACCGACAAAGGTTGCtgtgctctccccctgcctttccctacgttttgcccatgttttcagggacctgttttatcttgaatttgaaaacacagggaaaatgcagggaatcgcagggggagagcgaggcgacctctgacagcatgcataatcaacacaaagacccgaagttgtcagaggggtgagtgcgagggaaacagccatacataaaagacccaCATGTTACCTAATCACACAGTTAAACTTGGATACACATTTCTTGTAGCACATTGATTATacttcttggtggtggaaagtgccgtcaagtcgcagctgagttaaggtgaccccgtagggttttcaaggcaagagatgaacaaaggtggtttgctattgcctgcctctgcatagcaactcatAACTAAGAACACTTGCACTGTGATTTTGGGTAAACACAGCGAAAGCCCAGAATTGAGTATTCATTGTGGATTTCAGTATTCAAAGAAtctcaggtgttttttttttaaagcagctttcTATTCCTTATAAATGCAAAGGTAGGATTGAAAATGATATAAATAAGGGTGGGGTAGGGAACCTTAGCAGGATTTCCAGTGGTCAGGAAGGGGGACTTTAGCCTCTGCATAACTCCCTTCTCCTCTGCATCATTGGCAGAGGCAGAATAaactatgtacacacacacacacaaaaagaatcatATGCAAGTGTACTGAATTTGCATAGTCTTGGCTTTTGCATATCTTTGGAAAATAATCCTAGGTCACGCTACAGTGACCACAATGCAAATCAATAGGGCTCTTTCACAATGCCTATGATCTTGGAAGCACTTACACTGTTTTCCAGTTCAGCCATCTTCTCAATGTTGGGCTTAAGGCTTGTTGATCTGTTGGGCTCTTTGTAGTCAGAACCATCCAGCTCACCATCATTAGAATTGGGCTCAATGTGGATCAGTGCTTCAATGTTGACTTTTGGGTCCACAGTCCCACTCGGGGCAACATTTCCACCTCTTTTAATCTCTTCTCCTTGTTGCTCCTCCTGGTTTATACTTCCTTGTCCATTACTTTGTATTCTTTCACCCTCTTGGTAGATCGCTTCCTGCCGACGTCTGTAGGAGTCATCGTGTTCCTCGCTGCCGCCCATCTGAAAACGATTTTTTGACTCATCCTGTGTGTGAATTTGGCTACCACCTTCAACGGCCATCAAATGAGTAGCTTcttgtgggctttcccttctcacCTGTTCCTTGTGATCACTAGAATTCTGGTTCCTGTTTTGGAAGCTACCTTTGCTACCCTTTCTCAGCCATTCAGCATCTGGATTATTTCCATTCAATGTTCTTGAATTATTCAACTGCTCTCTTTCTGCTGGAAGTTCTGCTGGAGCGCTTTTGTCATTCTCTTCGATTTGTTCATCATCCTTATCCTGCCTTGTGGTTAGGTGGAGGGGCTGATTGGAGTGCCTTGGGGTGTCCCCATATTTGTTCTCCTTGCGGTCGCTGCTgcggagatcttctggaatgtTAAACTGGGCTGTTTGTCTTCTGTCTCGGTAGTTACTCCCGTCCCATACTTCTGCCtcttccctctcttcttcttcctcctcctcttcttctgcttcctcctccatCACAATCTGTTCCATCATTTTACTTCTTGCAAACATCTCAACGGCATTTTTGTTGTACTTCCACCCGTCTTCCTCCCATCCCTTATGCAATTCCATGTCTGGATCATCCTGGCTGTCTTGGTAATAGCCAATGATGTCTCTTCGCTTAACCGGATAGTGCCCACGATTGGAGCGGTGTGGGCTTGCGTCCCCTCCAGCATCTGTCTCCATGCTGCTGGATGCCACAGCTGAACCACTGGGCTGAATCAAAATGTTACCGCTTTCCTGACTTCTGTTTCTCGAGCGATCCCTGCTGTTTATTTTTGAACTGGTAACAGAATTGGCTTCTTCAAGTGCTTCTTGGAGCTCGTCGTCCCCCAATGCATTAACCGGCTCCTCTCGATGGTCTCTGTGCTCTTCAAAGTCAGCATTTTCTGTCTTGAGATCTCCCAAGGAAGTATTGTGTTCCTTGTAAAGAACAATGCATACTTTCAAGACATGGTGATAGCAGGGACACCAACAGAATaatactggggaggggagaggggtgtAACATTTCATTGACCTTACTTCCCTGGTAGTGGACAGTCAGATAGACTTCTGGGAAATTTACAAGCAGAGTTTAATGAAGACAGAAGTTTGTCTCAAGTACCTAGTATacagagatatactgcctctgagtatggagttttctcAATGAAAAAACCCCTATGAATTAGttgaatccttttttaaaagccttctaagCTTGTGGCTACCAGTCTTTGATTGCAAACAGTTCCTATCAGCCATACAAAAAGAGTGGAAGGCCCTACTCAACCTCTACCAGAGTTATGCATCGCATGGCCAGCATGGCCTCAGCAAATGCTAGAAAACTTTGAGGGTTGTGCCTAAGGAAGGTGGACTTTAGGAGGAATGTGATGGCACTTctgagtgatgctctaggaatttcccctaatctctatggtaaagaccacagagacatggggaaatcCCTAGATCATCACCATGGAGGCTATTTTCTGGGTTTTTCTTCTCCCATTCCTCAGTTTCTCAAGGGTAGGGGATTGTGGCCACAGACTGGGGTTTACCTGCTGCCAGTAGGCAAACTTGCAAGCCTAATTATGCAGCATCTTCAAATGGGTATGGAAGGAATGAGAAGTACATGGCCCAGAATGCTGTTTTCAGTTTGGGATCACATCTAAGTACAAAGATAGGATTACTTTAGCCAATGATTTACCTGTAGTTGGCTATAGTTGGGCTCCAGCTGGCCTCCTGAAAAGTTGCCAGCTATTTTTGGAAGCTGTATGCCATCCCACAGTTTGGAAGTCTTGTTCTGCTTCTCTGTCCATGTCTTTTCGGTATGTCGTAGCCGGGGAACAGCCGTCGGCTGGGAATGGTCTTGTAGGAACCTGAAACCTGACTGATGAACATAAACGTTCTTTGTTATCCCTTGTGTATTACAAGGGATAATACCTTGGCCGCTATCAGAGTTAGGAAGAATCTTTCATCTTTGGGCAGAACGGAATGTATTTTGCTTGAAAGAGAGACATTGGTACAGAGATACATTTTATTTGGCCTCCGTGTTGCACTAATACAACGCCATTGATTGGGAACTTCTCCAGTGTGGCATTTCAGCAATGAACCGAGCTTGTGCAAGAGGACACATGTGCTTGAACATATGTGCTGTTGCACAAATCTAGTTCTATATGAAAGCCAAATTCCTGGTGGAGCGTGACTATGGAAGATTATTTTCGCTgtgtcccaagtagggttgccagctctggtttggcaaatacccggagatttttggagcctgaggaggtcggggtttggagaagggagggacttcagtgctaagagtccaattgccaaagtggctattttctcctggtgaactgacctctattggctggagatcagttgtaatagcaggagacctccagccaccacctggaggttggcaaccctagttccaagagAACAGAGGCATGTCCTCGTAACTGTTGGAGAAGCATGTTAATGCTAAACTGGAAACACCAGAAACGAAACACATGCCCCAATTTTTGCTTTTGTGATGGCCGCTGTTGTGGTTGCTGCAGCAAAATATCCCCTGTCTGACCTGCATTACTTGTACTGTCCCCGTGTTTTTCTGGTCTGCTGAGCAGACTAACAAATCCCAAATAATGGTCTGAAAGTGCCTGATGTGGTTCCCCTCTCTAAAGCTCAGCAGGTCTGGCCCTGGCTATTATTCAGCTGGGGTGGAGCTACAGGAGAGagggggatgtggctcagtgggaagagggtgtgctttgcatgcagaaggtcccacattcagtTACCAGCATGTGCAATTCCCCAAGCAAAGCAGCATCCCCCCAGGGAGTGAATGGCAGCCGTCCACCTACATGGGAACCTGCTAGTGTTCTGTAGTGGAACAGATCTTTCCATTAAGGCAGAGATGTATTGAGAGAGGGGTGTATTGCAAAACAACCCTAATGACCTGTGAATCGCACACACTTTTTGGTGACCATTTGCAGGGAAAGGAAGCTTGTGAGGGGCCAAAAAAATGTTTGCATATTCCCCAGTTCTTTGCAGCTAGGTaaatttcctccccaccccccaaagtacTTTGTTCACAGTTCCTTTGTTCCTGTCAGTGGCAGCGATCCCATCCTCTTGGGTGGCAGCAGCACTCTACGCAAAACCCTCTGTGTTGGCactattttgttttctttgcaaGCCTCCCTGTTTGCAAAGCTTTAAGCGATGCCATAGCCACTATGGTTTGGTTATGCACTGATACTGCTGGGGGAAATGAAGCAGTAACTTAACTATGTGGACAAATATTATAACTTTTTTAATTGTTGGGGAAGGAACAGAAGAgaatttagggctgccaactccagcttgggaaattcctggagttttggggatggtgcctagggagggcagagtttgggggaagggagggagctcaggtgGGACatgatgccagagtccaccctctgaagctattTTCTGTAGGGAAACGTATctatatagatgtgtgtgtgagtgtgtgtgtgtgtcaattcaGCCACTGATCAGGATTGTgaactaaggatgccagcctccaggtggggcctgtggatctcccagaattacagctcatctccaggctacagaaattggttcccacagaaaaaaatggatcctttggagggtggcctctagggcattgtaccccagtgagtTCTTTGacacccaaatctctaggagtttcccaaatctctaggagtttcccaacatggatctggcacCCCCTCACCCCTGCCActggccaggaaggacctgggaaccctattgtGAAAAGAAGTGAACAAGCACAAATGGGGCAAGACTGCAGGGAGCTTTAGGGGTATTTTGTCTTCTCAATAACCCTTTGACACCCAAAAAGTTTACTCTTGACTATTTGGATCATCCTTAGTAACTAGTGGTGCAGTTAGCTAATTCTAAACTCTGGAATTAATGTTCATCTCCCCCCCTTTAAAGTTAGGCATTCTGGGAACTACAGTGTGATCTTCCTCACATGCCACGGGGAATCCtaaagtggtggactcttacTTGAAGGGCAGTCACATTACACATGCAATCATATTTGGGCAGTAATTCCTAAATGAGCACTATTCATTCTTTCATTCTTACTCAGACTCTTGTGATACATGGATGCATTGGTGGATAATGAGTGCCCTCAGTCAGACTACCAGTTCCCCACAAACAACGCATGCCAGGGGATCAGTGCTCCAACTGCCTGACAACATGGACTAGCATGGAAGAAAGAGCTACTTTGTTATAACAGGGATAATAATGTCAATCAGTTGAATGAATGAttatgaataaatttatttacagccAAAGCCAGAATAACATGACCAATCAAACAGCTGTGTTTCAGTTAGGTACTTCCTGTTATCCTTCCCTACCCCATTACTATTTGGGATGATGTGCAAAAACCCATTACATATACAAAAAGATTATTCTATTTAATATTCCCATAACATATTTTATATGTCATTTCTGCTTGGGAGAAGGTTACTAGAAATACCTTTTCTGCATTTTTGAGTCCTCGGATTCCAAGCTTGTACATTAAAGAATAGGactataagaaaaagaaaaaaaaggattaaTTTGCACATGAATGAATTCTATGGCAGAGGTTCTCAACCATCTTACTAAAGAAGGCCAGGAATTTGATTTTGCCTTTATTCAGGATTAAGCTGTTTAGTCACTTTTTAATATGAAAGTCTCTTCCTTTTCATTCCTTACCACCAATTACCACCATAACCCACTTATATTTCCATTAATGAGTCATGTCCACAATTCACAAATCATTGATAGAATTCAGGTGCATGAATGTGTGGCGAGTCCCTAGAACTGACCCACACGATTACATGACCACCCGGTGCTATCCATGTACTCGAATGTGGACTGCAGTCTTAACCAGTAACCCATTCCACTGTCATTTCAGAaagtagctatgttggtctgtagcagaacagctagatttgagtcccatagcaccttagagaccaacaagattttgggggtatgaattTTTGAGATTttgtcaaaagctcataccctgaaaatcttgttggtctctaaggttctacatAACTCGAATCTTATTATTCTACTGGAGAATCAATGAAAACCTATATTCTTCTGGAAGCATCAAAACTTGGGTAAGGTGTGTGTAGGACTGGGCATGTTTGGTGGTGTCTGGGGATGCCTTGGTGTGAAGTCTTACCACAGtctcccatccctgctttaaaaaGGCATTTCCTCTCTTGCTGCATCTCCTCCTGCTTAAAGCAGGAAGGAGCTAAGCTTTAAATAGAGGCTCTCTCGCTCTGCCTCA carries:
- the SPARCL1 gene encoding SPARC-like protein 1, whose protein sequence is MKTVIFLLYFTGSAVAIPSYSLMYKLGIRGLKNAEKSGFRFLQDHSQPTAVPRLRHTEKTWTEKQNKTSKLWDGIQLPKIAGNFSGGQLEPNYSQLQEHNTSLGDLKTENADFEEHRDHREEPVNALGDDELQEALEEANSVTSSKINSRDRSRNRSQESGNILIQPSGSAVASSSMETDAGGDASPHRSNRGHYPVKRRDIIGYYQDSQDDPDMELHKGWEEDGWKYNKNAVEMFARSKMMEQIVMEEEAEEEEEEEEEREEAEVWDGSNYRDRRQTAQFNIPEDLRSSDRKENKYGDTPRHSNQPLHLTTRQDKDDEQIEENDKSAPAELPAEREQLNNSRTLNGNNPDAEWLRKGSKGSFQNRNQNSSDHKEQVRRESPQEATHLMAVEGGSQIHTQDESKNRFQMGGSEEHDDSYRRRQEAIYQEGERIQSNGQGSINQEEQQGEEIKRGGNVAPSGTVDPKVNIEALIHIEPNSNDGELDGSDYKEPNRSTSLKPNIEKMAELENSIKTTDKPYSDWNSYEGSTKDPVPDPCRDFYCKTGKVCQADEEGKLSCVCQDPETCPSTNSYVCGTDNKTYEDTCQLFGTKCKLEGTKVGHQLHLDYMGACKYIPPCTDYEVEQFPVRMRDWLKNVLMQFYKQDLDKGGFLTDKQRKKVKKIYLDEKRLPAGDHPTEILLRDFEKNYRTYTYPIHWHFNRLDQHPTDRKLTHSELAPLRASLVPMEHCVTRFFQGCDNDKDKHISLQEWCHCFGIKEEDTDENLLF